In Streptomyces violaceusniger Tu 4113, one DNA window encodes the following:
- a CDS encoding lytic polysaccharide monooxygenase auxiliary activity family 9 protein, translated as MNMKRKLTVVLGAGIAPLIALSLPASEASAHGYISTPPSRQAQCAAGTVPCGDIKYEPQSVEGPKGLKSCSGGNGQFAELDDDNKGWAVTPVPSKASFTWKLTARHSTSTWQYFVGDSKIAEVDDHGAQPGETVTHQVDFGGLKGKQKVLAVWNIADTANAFYVCIDVNVGG; from the coding sequence ATGAACATGAAACGCAAGTTGACCGTTGTGCTCGGTGCGGGGATAGCCCCCCTGATCGCGCTGAGCCTCCCCGCGAGCGAGGCGAGCGCGCACGGCTACATCTCGACCCCGCCGAGCCGCCAGGCCCAGTGTGCGGCCGGGACCGTGCCCTGCGGCGACATCAAGTACGAGCCGCAGAGCGTCGAAGGCCCCAAGGGGCTGAAGAGCTGCAGCGGTGGCAATGGGCAGTTCGCCGAGCTCGACGACGACAACAAGGGCTGGGCCGTCACGCCCGTCCCGTCCAAGGCCAGCTTCACCTGGAAGCTGACGGCGCGTCACTCGACCAGCACCTGGCAGTACTTCGTCGGCGACTCGAAGATCGCGGAGGTCGACGACCACGGGGCGCAGCCGGGCGAGACCGTCACCCATCAGGTCGACTTCGGCGGCCTGAAGGGCAAGCAGAAGGTTCTCGCGGTCTGGAACATCGCGGACACCGCCAACGCCTTCTACGTCTGCATCGATGTGAACGTCGGCGGCTGA
- a CDS encoding cupin domain-containing protein produces the protein MNRVSVVGPDGGESIQLGPTRMRILEDGSTTGHRLGIGEITIAPHTEGPPQHRHAEHDEGFYVISGTVHFTVGETTHVAPAGTLVMIPPGAPHTFANHGDDQAVVLNTFTPDLYVQYFRDLRNMIADGGELTPEATVEAMSHYATVPATDFA, from the coding sequence ATGAACAGGGTTTCCGTGGTCGGCCCGGATGGCGGCGAGTCGATCCAGCTCGGCCCCACGCGAATGCGCATCCTCGAGGACGGCAGCACCACCGGGCACCGCCTCGGAATCGGCGAGATCACCATCGCCCCGCACACCGAGGGGCCGCCCCAGCACCGCCACGCCGAACACGACGAGGGCTTCTACGTCATCTCCGGCACCGTGCACTTCACCGTCGGAGAGACGACCCATGTGGCCCCGGCCGGCACGCTCGTGATGATCCCGCCCGGCGCCCCGCACACCTTCGCCAACCATGGCGACGACCAGGCGGTGGTGCTCAACACCTTCACGCCCGACCTGTATGTGCAGTACTTCCGCGACCTGCGGAACATGATCGCCGACGGCGGGGAACTGACCCCGGAGGCAACCGTCGAGGCCATGAGCCACTACGCCACGGTCCCCGCGACCGACTTCGCCTGA
- a CDS encoding TetR/AcrR family transcriptional regulator yields the protein MTAQAGTGRINQKQRTRAAIVAAARELIGTGAEVTMPLVARAALVSEATAYRYFPDLHSLISEALAGVWPPPAEALAPVADSADPVERTAFACEFLLRGVLAREGAVRAMIAATITKPATATARPGIRFGLIDHALRPLDGTLGATDPEAFAQLKRDLAVVVSAEALFTLMDLCGLDPQSAVASAVRTATTLTQAAVRTVE from the coding sequence ATGACTGCGCAGGCGGGCACCGGCCGCATCAACCAAAAACAGCGCACCCGCGCGGCGATCGTGGCTGCGGCCCGCGAACTCATCGGCACGGGCGCCGAGGTGACCATGCCACTGGTGGCCCGCGCGGCGCTGGTCTCCGAGGCCACCGCCTACCGGTACTTCCCCGACCTCCACTCGCTGATCAGCGAGGCGTTGGCGGGCGTCTGGCCCCCTCCCGCCGAGGCGCTCGCGCCGGTCGCGGACTCCGCCGACCCCGTCGAGCGCACCGCCTTCGCCTGCGAGTTCCTGCTGCGCGGCGTGCTCGCCCGCGAGGGGGCGGTGCGGGCGATGATCGCGGCCACCATCACCAAGCCCGCCACCGCGACCGCGCGGCCCGGAATCCGTTTCGGGCTGATCGACCATGCGCTCCGGCCGCTCGACGGCACCCTCGGGGCGACGGATCCGGAAGCGTTCGCCCAGCTCAAACGGGATCTCGCGGTGGTCGTGAGCGCCGAGGCGCTCTTCACCCTCATGGATCTGTGCGGGCTCGATCCGCAGTCCGCCGTGGCCAGCGCTGTGCGCACCGCGACCACCTTGACGCAGGCCGCGGTGCGCACGGTCGAGTAG
- a CDS encoding ABC transporter ATP-binding protein, which yields MATELHRQVNSLAGELEKGKAGGESGEVAVRVRSLTRSFDGRPVIDDLQLDVKPGEFVALLGRSGCGKSTLLRVLAGLDREIEGEVLVPRRKAVAFQAPRLMPWKRVWRNVLLGLPGRPGRAVAEQALTEVGLGHRLDAWPKTLSGGEAQRASLARALVREPDLLLLDEPFGALDALTRITAQQLVAELWQRRGCAVLLVTHDVEEALLLADRVLVMDGGVIAHQVRVDRDRPRDIADPLLAALRTELLDRLGVQAPEPAVHKVA from the coding sequence ATGGCGACCGAACTTCACCGGCAAGTGAACTCCCTGGCGGGGGAGTTGGAGAAGGGGAAGGCCGGGGGCGAGAGCGGCGAGGTGGCGGTGCGGGTTCGCTCGCTGACCCGCTCGTTCGACGGCCGCCCGGTCATCGACGACCTCCAACTCGACGTCAAACCGGGCGAGTTCGTGGCGCTGCTCGGCCGCAGCGGCTGCGGCAAGTCCACGCTGCTACGGGTGCTCGCCGGGCTCGACCGGGAGATCGAGGGCGAGGTGCTGGTGCCACGCCGCAAGGCCGTCGCCTTCCAGGCGCCACGGCTGATGCCCTGGAAACGGGTCTGGCGCAATGTGCTGCTCGGGCTGCCCGGCCGCCCGGGGCGGGCCGTGGCCGAGCAGGCGCTGACGGAGGTCGGTCTCGGCCACCGCCTCGACGCCTGGCCCAAGACACTCTCCGGCGGTGAGGCCCAGCGCGCCTCGCTCGCCCGAGCCCTGGTGCGCGAGCCCGATCTGCTGCTGCTGGACGAGCCGTTCGGCGCGCTGGACGCGCTCACCCGGATCACGGCCCAGCAGTTGGTCGCCGAGTTGTGGCAGCGACGCGGCTGCGCGGTGCTGCTGGTCACGCATGACGTGGAGGAGGCGCTGCTGCTCGCCGATCGCGTCCTGGTGATGGACGGGGGCGTCATCGCGCATCAGGTCCGGGTGGACCGGGACCGGCCGCGCGATATCGCCGATCCGCTCCTCGCCGCGCTGCGCACCGAGCTTCTGGACCGGCTGGGTGTGCAGGCGCCCGAACCGGCCGTCCACAAGGTCGCCTGA
- a CDS encoding TetR/AcrR family transcriptional regulator, which yields MSADQEEAPAELARLWRLPVSTSGLGRPAALDTERVVRTGVELADRDGLAGATLPKIAKELGVSPMSLYRHVGSKDELLVLMRDLALGAPPEVETAPGRWRAGLRQWAVAQRLVNHDRPWLPRLPIAGPPMGPHEIAWMEAGLSALSGTELDWAAKVGALTLLSGYVRHASLLAQEHAQGRSETGLSQEETERAYGRTLARLITPDRFPQVALLFSSGLFAAAPDGAYDDPATDHDFVFGLERVLDGIAVAVDRAQAPTGEGAATGTGEGATP from the coding sequence ATGTCGGCCGACCAGGAGGAGGCGCCCGCCGAGCTGGCCCGCCTGTGGAGGCTCCCGGTATCGACCTCGGGCCTCGGCCGGCCCGCCGCGCTCGACACCGAGCGCGTGGTGCGTACGGGGGTGGAACTGGCGGACCGCGACGGGCTGGCGGGCGCGACGCTACCGAAGATCGCGAAGGAGCTGGGCGTCTCCCCGATGTCCCTCTACCGCCATGTCGGATCCAAGGACGAGCTCCTCGTCCTCATGCGGGACCTGGCGCTCGGCGCTCCGCCCGAGGTCGAGACCGCTCCCGGCCGCTGGCGTGCGGGGCTACGGCAGTGGGCCGTCGCCCAGCGCCTGGTCAACCACGACCGCCCCTGGCTTCCCCGGCTCCCCATCGCGGGGCCGCCGATGGGACCTCATGAGATCGCCTGGATGGAAGCGGGCCTGAGCGCGCTGAGCGGCACGGAACTCGACTGGGCCGCCAAGGTCGGCGCTCTGACCCTGCTCAGCGGCTATGTGCGCCACGCCTCCCTGCTCGCCCAGGAACACGCACAGGGCAGGAGCGAGACGGGCCTGAGTCAGGAGGAGACCGAACGGGCCTACGGCAGGACCCTGGCGCGGCTCATCACCCCGGACCGCTTTCCGCAGGTGGCGCTGCTTTTCTCCTCGGGCCTGTTCGCGGCGGCGCCCGATGGCGCGTACGACGACCCGGCGACCGACCATGACTTCGTCTTCGGCCTCGAACGCGTCCTCGACGGGATCGCCGTGGCCGTCGACCGTGCGCAGGCGCCGACGGGGGAGGGGGCGGCGACGGGGACGGGGGAGGGGGCGACGCCGTAA
- a CDS encoding putative leader peptide: MSTSALLTTRGHIDLLRVASAACPGLR, from the coding sequence ATGTCTACGTCAGCCCTGCTCACCACGCGCGGTCATATCGACCTGCTGCGGGTGGCGTCCGCCGCGTGTCCCGGCCTCCGCTGA
- a CDS encoding EF-hand domain-containing protein, with product MTDIMETAARKVFERYDLDGDGLVTADEYRKVVAELEGSEISASEAQALIDSLDTNGDRQMSFEEFWTAMNR from the coding sequence ATGACAGACATCATGGAGACGGCGGCGCGCAAGGTGTTCGAGCGCTACGACCTCGACGGGGACGGTCTGGTCACCGCGGACGAATACCGGAAGGTCGTGGCGGAGCTGGAGGGCTCGGAGATCTCCGCTTCGGAGGCCCAGGCGCTGATCGACTCGCTCGACACCAACGGCGACCGCCAGATGTCCTTCGAGGAGTTCTGGACGGCCATGAACCGCTGA
- a CDS encoding YjbQ family protein, translated as MSTFRTHTINVTTGSTETVADLTADCEAYLREVAGGGDGLLNIFVPHATAGIAILETGAGSDTDLLLALRDLLPADDRWRHRHGSPGHGRDHVLPALVPPHATLPVIGGGLALGTWQSVCLVDTNVDNPDRQVRLSFLG; from the coding sequence ATGAGCACATTCCGTACCCACACCATCAACGTCACCACCGGCTCCACCGAGACCGTCGCCGACCTCACCGCCGACTGCGAGGCGTATCTACGGGAGGTGGCGGGCGGCGGCGACGGCCTGCTCAACATCTTCGTCCCGCATGCCACGGCCGGGATCGCGATCCTGGAGACGGGCGCCGGCAGCGACACCGATCTGCTCCTCGCACTGCGCGATCTGCTCCCCGCCGACGACCGCTGGCGCCACCGCCACGGCAGCCCCGGCCACGGCCGCGACCACGTCCTCCCCGCCCTCGTACCCCCACACGCCACCCTCCCGGTCATCGGCGGCGGGCTGGCGCTGGGCACCTGGCAGTCGGTGTGCCTGGTCGACACGAACGTCGACAACCCGGACCGCCAGGTCCGGCTGAGCTTCCTGGGCTAG
- the dacB gene encoding D-alanyl-D-alanine carboxypeptidase/D-alanyl-D-alanine endopeptidase, which yields MSSANSSSGRHRKAKPMSLAVRRAFIIAAVPVTGALLSAPSALAADKSTKPTTATTAQSVADNGLDPAEQKIADNLNTRAQSPNLGDTFSGIVLDSASDKVIWGHDADTALMPASNAKLATATAALTVLGPEHRFTTKVVYGDGTLTLIGGGDRLLTTADVTELAKSAAAGVKSAGLGPVKIRIDDSLFAEPSLANGWNDSYYDDQVSPVRSLVVDGKLSADTSIDAGKVFAKQLADQGVTVDGEVTRGAASATDVPVGQHLSPTLAETVKKMLKTSDNEIAETMLRMTAIAAGKPATFEDGTAVVRDVLSRHYGVSMENFEIYDGSGLSRADRIPARTVADILDLLTDPRYSGRLRSIDEGLPVAGEAGSTLGPEWGRFDTADSQCAVGQVKAKTGTLTGAIALSGLTKAADGRWKVFSFIENQSSADPAATKDTLDGLAATVNGCWA from the coding sequence ATGTCCAGCGCGAACTCGTCCAGTGGGCGTCATCGCAAAGCCAAGCCCATGAGCCTCGCGGTCCGCCGCGCGTTCATCATCGCCGCCGTCCCGGTCACCGGTGCGTTGCTGTCCGCTCCCTCGGCGCTCGCCGCCGACAAGAGCACCAAGCCCACCACCGCGACGACCGCCCAGTCCGTGGCCGATAACGGGCTCGACCCCGCCGAGCAGAAGATCGCGGACAACCTCAACACCCGCGCCCAGAGCCCGAACCTCGGCGACACCTTCAGCGGCATCGTGCTGGACTCCGCGTCCGACAAGGTGATCTGGGGGCATGACGCCGACACCGCGCTGATGCCCGCGTCCAACGCCAAGCTGGCCACCGCCACAGCGGCGCTGACGGTGCTCGGCCCCGAGCACCGGTTCACCACCAAGGTGGTCTACGGCGATGGCACGCTCACCCTCATAGGCGGCGGTGACCGGCTGCTGACCACCGCCGACGTCACCGAGCTCGCCAAGTCCGCCGCCGCCGGGGTCAAGAGCGCGGGCCTGGGCCCGGTGAAGATCCGTATCGACGACAGCCTCTTCGCCGAGCCGTCCCTGGCCAACGGCTGGAACGACTCGTACTACGACGACCAGGTCTCGCCGGTGCGCTCCCTGGTGGTGGACGGAAAGCTGTCCGCGGACACCTCCATCGACGCGGGGAAGGTCTTCGCCAAGCAGCTCGCCGACCAGGGTGTCACCGTCGACGGTGAAGTCACCCGTGGCGCGGCGTCGGCCACGGACGTGCCGGTGGGACAGCATCTGTCCCCGACGCTGGCCGAGACGGTCAAGAAGATGCTCAAGACGAGCGACAACGAGATCGCCGAAACGATGCTGCGCATGACCGCGATCGCCGCCGGCAAGCCCGCCACCTTCGAGGACGGCACGGCCGTGGTGCGGGACGTCCTCAGCCGGCACTACGGCGTCTCGATGGAGAACTTCGAGATCTACGACGGCAGCGGGCTCTCCCGCGCGGACCGCATCCCGGCCCGCACCGTCGCGGACATCCTCGATCTGCTCACCGACCCGCGCTACAGCGGCCGGCTGCGCTCCATCGACGAGGGCCTGCCGGTGGCGGGCGAGGCGGGCAGCACCCTGGGGCCCGAGTGGGGCCGCTTCGACACCGCGGACTCCCAGTGCGCCGTCGGCCAGGTCAAGGCCAAGACGGGCACCCTGACCGGCGCCATCGCGCTGAGCGGCCTGACGAAGGCGGCGGACGGCCGGTGGAAGGTCTTCTCCTTCATCGAGAACCAGTCCTCCGCCGACCCGGCCGCCACCAAGGACACCCTGGACGGCCTCGCCGCCACGGTCAACGGCTGCTGGGCGTAG
- a CDS encoding ATP-binding protein has protein sequence MHTATAQRTATPPSALRATLECRPEAASHARHLTGTFLESLDPAPDQGAAEAVVLVVSELVTNAVRHSGGRFCSLRLSAQPDAIAIAVGDASRVPPQRRTPDVRGEGGGFGWAMICDMATATAVNEEPGGKTVNAIVARRGRARGHAAAPTPS, from the coding sequence ATGCACACCGCCACGGCCCAGCGGACGGCTACCCCGCCGTCCGCGCTGCGGGCGACCCTGGAGTGCCGACCCGAAGCGGCCTCGCACGCACGGCATCTCACCGGCACCTTCCTGGAAAGCCTGGATCCGGCGCCCGATCAGGGCGCCGCCGAGGCGGTGGTGCTGGTCGTCTCGGAGCTGGTCACCAATGCCGTACGGCACTCGGGCGGCCGGTTCTGCTCGCTGCGCCTGTCGGCCCAGCCCGACGCCATCGCCATCGCCGTCGGTGACGCCAGCCGCGTACCGCCCCAACGGCGCACTCCGGATGTCCGCGGAGAGGGCGGCGGATTCGGCTGGGCCATGATCTGCGATATGGCCACCGCCACGGCCGTCAACGAGGAGCCGGGCGGCAAGACCGTGAACGCGATCGTCGCCCGGCGAGGGCGGGCGAGGGGGCATGCCGCTGCCCCGACACCGAGTTGA
- a CDS encoding DUF418 domain-containing protein, translating to MTAITQSHAPGPARGPVRRTERALAPDLARGTMLLFIALANSAVFTFGNQPGAEASPHGWERGFNLVMFVFVHARAYPMFAVMFGYGLVQLTRRQDAQGAGPGAARSVLLRRNAWLVAFGLVHAALLNFGDFLGAYGIVGILFTLLLLRRGERVQRVVLWLWGWMVVYVAVVAAIAVHHATNSTSGSAAVPTDGVDSLSAPDYAASVADRLGEWPIHTLTVLPFIVIVWLGAWAARRGVLEDPARHRRLLIRTAVIALGIAFAGGAPIGLVSAGFVHVDGATADAFLTLYEVSGQFGGPGYVALFGLLALRLSKARSDGRPKLPVAALAALGQRSLSGYLFQSLAWVLLLSPFALALGERTGSPTLTACLSAVLVWLATVAGAYLLQRRSLPGPAEKVLRRLTYGPR from the coding sequence GTGACAGCCATAACGCAGTCCCATGCCCCGGGCCCCGCCCGGGGCCCTGTGCGCCGGACCGAACGGGCCCTGGCGCCCGACCTGGCCCGGGGCACCATGCTGTTGTTCATCGCGCTCGCGAACTCCGCGGTGTTCACCTTCGGCAACCAGCCCGGCGCCGAGGCGTCCCCGCACGGCTGGGAGCGCGGGTTCAACCTCGTCATGTTCGTCTTCGTGCACGCTCGCGCCTATCCAATGTTCGCCGTGATGTTCGGCTACGGGCTGGTGCAGCTCACCCGCAGGCAGGACGCACAGGGCGCCGGGCCCGGCGCGGCGCGCTCGGTGCTGCTGAGGCGCAACGCGTGGCTCGTCGCCTTCGGCCTCGTCCACGCCGCGCTGCTCAACTTCGGTGACTTCCTCGGGGCCTACGGCATCGTCGGCATCCTCTTCACCCTGTTGCTCCTGCGCCGCGGCGAGCGGGTACAGCGCGTCGTGCTGTGGCTGTGGGGCTGGATGGTGGTCTACGTCGCCGTTGTCGCGGCCATCGCCGTGCACCACGCCACGAACAGCACATCAGGATCCGCCGCCGTGCCGACGGACGGTGTCGATTCGCTCTCGGCCCCCGACTACGCCGCGTCCGTGGCCGACCGGCTCGGCGAGTGGCCGATCCACACGCTGACCGTCCTGCCGTTCATCGTGATCGTCTGGCTGGGCGCGTGGGCCGCGCGCCGGGGCGTACTGGAGGACCCGGCCCGGCACCGGCGCCTGCTGATCCGCACCGCCGTGATCGCACTCGGCATCGCCTTCGCGGGCGGGGCGCCGATCGGCCTCGTCAGCGCGGGGTTCGTGCATGTCGACGGCGCCACCGCGGACGCGTTCCTGACGCTGTACGAAGTCAGCGGTCAGTTCGGCGGCCCCGGATACGTGGCGCTCTTCGGGCTCCTCGCCCTGCGGCTGTCGAAGGCCCGCTCCGACGGGCGGCCGAAGCTTCCCGTGGCGGCGCTTGCGGCCCTGGGCCAGCGGTCGCTGAGCGGCTATCTGTTCCAGTCGCTCGCATGGGTGCTGCTGCTCTCCCCCTTCGCCCTCGCGCTCGGAGAGCGGACCGGCAGCCCGACGCTCACCGCATGCCTGAGCGCGGTCCTGGTCTGGCTCGCCACGGTGGCCGGGGCCTATCTCCTGCAGCGGCGCTCGCTTCCGGGGCCCGCCGAGAAGGTGTTGCGGAGGCTTACGTACGGACCCCGGTAG
- a CDS encoding alpha/beta fold hydrolase: MTRSIHTLILDQGPLDVTVDLHGRQGRPFLLLHGGGGPQTVAPFAGLLAEQRAARVFSPVHPGFDGTARPDWLTDVTTLAQVYAQLLDAFDLRDVAVVGNSIGGWIAAELAALGSDRISSVTLVDAVGIHVPGHPIADTFGLTPVELSRLSFHDPSKFRFDPSALSEAQRAVMATNRATLQVYSSPHAMADPTLAERLTKVAHPTLVAWGASDQVVDADYGRAYAQAVPDAEFRLLPGTGHMPQSETPGQLLPVVWDFADAHATIRPRP; this comes from the coding sequence ATGACCCGCAGCATTCACACCCTCATACTCGACCAGGGCCCCCTCGATGTCACGGTCGACCTCCACGGCCGGCAGGGGCGCCCCTTCCTGCTCCTGCACGGAGGCGGCGGTCCGCAGACCGTCGCCCCGTTCGCCGGCCTCCTCGCCGAGCAGCGCGCGGCCAGGGTGTTCTCCCCCGTCCACCCCGGCTTCGACGGCACCGCCCGCCCCGACTGGCTGACCGACGTCACCACCCTGGCGCAGGTCTACGCGCAACTGCTCGACGCATTCGATCTGCGGGACGTGGCCGTCGTCGGCAACTCCATCGGCGGCTGGATCGCCGCCGAACTGGCGGCGCTGGGCAGCGACCGGATCAGCAGTGTCACCCTCGTCGACGCGGTCGGGATCCACGTCCCCGGCCACCCGATCGCCGACACTTTCGGCCTGACGCCCGTCGAGCTGTCCCGCCTCTCCTTCCACGACCCCTCGAAGTTCCGCTTCGACCCCAGCGCGCTCTCCGAGGCGCAGCGCGCGGTCATGGCCACCAACCGCGCCACGCTCCAGGTGTATTCGAGCCCACATGCCATGGCCGATCCCACCCTGGCCGAGCGCCTGACCAAGGTCGCCCACCCGACCCTGGTGGCATGGGGCGCGAGCGACCAGGTCGTGGACGCCGACTACGGACGCGCGTACGCCCAGGCCGTCCCGGACGCGGAGTTCCGGCTGCTGCCCGGCACCGGCCATATGCCCCAGTCCGAGACGCCCGGGCAACTGCTGCCGGTGGTCTGGGACTTCGCCGACGCCCACGCCACCATCCGGCCGCGCCCCTGA
- a CDS encoding ABC transporter permease gives MSPVLEPVVPLSARRRPVPRWLRRTTGPLLLLVLWQVSSATGVLPSDILASPGTIAGTASDLLKDGTLPHAMLVSVQRVLIGLVIGGVVGVALALISGLSRLGEDLVDASVQMLRSIPWVGMIPLFIIWMGIGEAPKIALIALGVTFHLYLNVYAGIRGVDAQLIEAGTALGLGRWGLIRHVVLPGALPGAMTGLRYSLATAWLALVFGETINADDGIGFLLNRAREFFQTDVIVVCLIVYAALGLLADFIVRTLERLLLQWRPNFTGK, from the coding sequence ATGTCCCCGGTTCTCGAACCGGTCGTGCCGCTCTCCGCGCGCCGCCGCCCCGTGCCGCGCTGGCTGCGCCGCACGACCGGACCCCTGCTGCTGCTGGTGCTCTGGCAAGTCTCCAGCGCCACCGGTGTGTTGCCCTCCGACATCCTGGCCTCGCCCGGCACCATCGCCGGTACCGCCTCCGACCTGCTCAAGGACGGCACCCTCCCGCACGCCATGCTGGTGTCGGTGCAGCGGGTGCTGATCGGGCTGGTGATCGGCGGGGTGGTCGGTGTCGCGCTCGCGCTGATCTCCGGACTCTCCCGGCTCGGCGAGGACCTCGTCGACGCGAGTGTGCAGATGCTGCGCAGCATCCCCTGGGTCGGCATGATCCCGCTGTTCATCATCTGGATGGGCATCGGCGAGGCCCCGAAGATCGCGCTCATCGCACTGGGCGTCACCTTCCATCTCTATCTGAACGTCTACGCGGGCATCCGCGGCGTGGACGCCCAGCTCATCGAGGCCGGAACCGCCCTGGGGCTCGGCCGCTGGGGGCTGATCCGCCATGTGGTGCTGCCCGGGGCGCTCCCCGGCGCGATGACCGGGCTGCGCTACTCGCTCGCCACCGCCTGGCTGGCGCTGGTCTTCGGCGAGACCATCAACGCCGATGACGGGATCGGCTTTCTGCTCAACCGCGCGCGGGAGTTCTTCCAGACCGACGTGATCGTGGTCTGCCTGATCGTCTACGCCGCCCTCGGCCTGCTCGCCGATTTCATCGTCCGCACTCTGGAGAGGCTGCTGCTGCAATGGCGACCGAACTTCACCGGCAAGTGA
- a CDS encoding ABC transporter substrate-binding protein — MRRRILPALSLPLALLLSACVSSSPHNGSGSSGNTDGKGDMTLNVGDQKGNDEAVLRAAGQLDNLPYKIKWSTFTSGPPILEAVSAKAVDIGGVGNTPPVFAAAAKSDIKVVAAKHGTADGEAILVKKGSPLKRATDLKGKSVAVAQGSSAHYQLVASLAKAGLSIKDVQVKFLQPADALAAFTRGKVDAWAVWDPYTSQALRQSDGRVLTTGKGVVNGLNFQVANPSSLEDAKKAKVIKDYLGRLRRAQDWVYQHPEEWAKVWGKETGLPYQVALDSVKRTNGTRVYVAVDKPAVASEQEIADTFAKLKLTPRRFQFADYVDTRFNGDLPPSTSAPRTYGKGS; from the coding sequence ATGAGACGGCGCATCCTCCCCGCCCTGTCCCTCCCCCTCGCCCTGCTGCTGTCCGCATGCGTCAGCTCGTCGCCGCACAACGGCTCCGGCTCCTCCGGCAACACCGACGGCAAGGGCGATATGACCCTCAATGTCGGGGACCAGAAGGGCAACGACGAGGCGGTGCTGCGCGCCGCCGGGCAGCTCGACAACCTCCCCTACAAGATCAAGTGGTCCACGTTCACCTCCGGCCCGCCGATCCTGGAGGCCGTGAGCGCCAAGGCCGTGGACATCGGCGGGGTCGGCAACACCCCGCCCGTCTTCGCCGCGGCAGCCAAGTCGGACATCAAGGTCGTAGCCGCCAAGCACGGCACGGCCGACGGTGAGGCGATCCTGGTCAAGAAGGGTTCGCCGCTGAAGAGGGCCACCGACCTCAAGGGCAAGTCGGTCGCGGTCGCGCAGGGCAGCTCGGCCCACTACCAACTGGTGGCATCGCTCGCCAAGGCCGGGCTCTCGATCAAGGACGTGCAGGTCAAGTTCCTGCAGCCCGCCGACGCCCTGGCCGCCTTCACCCGCGGCAAGGTGGACGCCTGGGCCGTCTGGGACCCGTACACCTCCCAGGCGCTGCGCCAGTCGGACGGGCGGGTCCTCACCACGGGCAAGGGGGTGGTCAACGGCCTCAATTTCCAGGTCGCCAACCCCTCCTCCCTCGAGGACGCGAAGAAGGCGAAGGTCATCAAGGACTATCTTGGGCGGCTGCGCCGGGCCCAGGACTGGGTCTACCAGCACCCCGAGGAGTGGGCCAAGGTGTGGGGCAAGGAGACCGGGCTGCCGTACCAGGTGGCGCTGGACTCCGTGAAGCGGACCAACGGCACCCGGGTGTACGTCGCGGTCGACAAGCCCGCCGTCGCCTCGGAGCAGGAGATCGCGGATACCTTCGCGAAGCTGAAGCTCACCCCGCGCCGCTTCCAGTTCGCCGATTACGTGGACACCCGCTTCAACGGCGATCTGCCGCCGTCCACCTCCGCACCGCGCACCTATGGAAAGGGATCCTGA